A genomic window from Luteolibacter sp. LG18 includes:
- the nagB gene encoding glucosamine-6-phosphate deaminase, producing the protein MADLIRSRAAEGRAAVLGLATGNTPLPFYRELIRLHQQEGLSFANVITFNLDEYLGLERDHPESYWTFMHRNLFDHLDILPDNVNLPSGTVASAEVDAHCAAYEEAIRDAGGLDFQLLGIGRTGHIGFNEPGSEKDSVTRRVHLDPVTRADAAPAFGGLDNVPTHAITMGCSTILSAKRIALLAWGDKKASIVKEAIEGPITDQISASFLQEHGNTTYFLDRGAASQLA; encoded by the coding sequence GTGGCCGATCTCATCCGCAGCCGGGCCGCGGAAGGCCGCGCCGCCGTTCTGGGCCTGGCCACTGGCAACACGCCGCTGCCGTTTTACCGCGAGCTGATCCGCCTGCACCAGCAGGAGGGCCTGTCCTTCGCGAACGTGATCACCTTCAACCTCGACGAGTATCTCGGCCTCGAGCGTGATCACCCGGAAAGCTACTGGACCTTCATGCACCGGAACCTGTTCGACCACCTCGACATCCTGCCGGACAACGTGAACCTGCCCTCCGGCACCGTGGCCTCCGCTGAAGTGGACGCCCACTGCGCCGCCTACGAGGAAGCCATCCGCGACGCCGGTGGCCTCGATTTCCAGCTCCTCGGCATCGGCCGCACCGGCCACATCGGGTTCAATGAGCCGGGCTCCGAGAAGGACTCCGTGACCCGCCGCGTGCACCTCGATCCGGTCACCCGCGCGGACGCCGCCCCGGCCTTCGGCGGTCTGGACAACGTCCCGACCCACGCCATCACCATGGGCTGCTCCACCATTCTCTCCGCCAAGCGGATCGCGCTGCTGGCCTGGGGCGACAAGAAGGCGTCCATCGTGAAGGAAGCGATCGAGGGCCCGATTACCGACCAGATCAGCGCCTCGTTCCTCCAGGAGCACGGCAACACGACCTATTTCCTCGATCGCGGCGCGGCGTCCCAGCTCGCCTGA
- a CDS encoding LLM class flavin-dependent oxidoreductase, with translation MKRLADIPLSVLDLAPICEDGTIADSFRNSLDLAQHVERWGYKRFWLAEHHGIPGVASAATSVLIGHVAQGTTTLRIGSGGIMLPNHPPLVIAEQFGTLETLYPGRIDLGLGRAPGSDRATAHALGRDPTTADSFPEHVHELRTLLGDSTSDHKVKAIPGTGTHVPIWLLGSSTFSAQLAAAMGLPFAFAAHFAPRQMQEALHLYRTYFQPSKDLAQPYAMVGLPVIAADTDAEAERLATSALQSVLGLIRHKPVRVQPPVDRMDGLWDASEKAAVASFFGAAIIGGPETVKQKLEETLAATQADEFILNSQFYHHTDRLRSYEIVSQL, from the coding sequence ATGAAACGCCTCGCCGACATTCCCCTGTCCGTGCTCGACCTCGCCCCGATCTGCGAGGACGGAACGATCGCGGACAGCTTCCGGAACTCGCTCGACCTGGCACAGCACGTGGAGCGCTGGGGCTACAAGCGCTTCTGGCTCGCCGAGCACCACGGCATCCCTGGCGTGGCCAGCGCCGCCACTTCCGTGCTCATCGGCCACGTCGCGCAGGGCACCACCACGCTGCGGATCGGTTCCGGCGGCATCATGCTGCCGAACCACCCGCCGCTGGTCATTGCCGAGCAATTCGGCACTCTCGAAACGCTCTACCCCGGCCGCATCGATCTCGGCCTGGGCCGAGCCCCCGGATCGGACCGCGCCACCGCCCATGCGCTCGGCCGCGATCCCACCACCGCCGACTCCTTCCCGGAGCACGTCCACGAACTCCGCACCCTGCTCGGCGATTCCACGTCCGACCACAAGGTGAAAGCCATCCCCGGTACCGGCACCCACGTGCCGATCTGGTTGCTCGGATCCAGCACCTTCAGTGCCCAGCTCGCCGCGGCGATGGGCCTACCCTTCGCCTTTGCCGCCCATTTCGCCCCGCGCCAGATGCAGGAGGCCCTGCACCTCTACCGCACCTATTTCCAACCCTCAAAGGATCTCGCGCAACCCTATGCCATGGTCGGCCTACCGGTGATCGCCGCGGACACCGATGCAGAGGCCGAACGTCTCGCCACCTCGGCCCTCCAAAGCGTGCTCGGCCTCATCCGCCACAAGCCCGTCCGTGTCCAGCCGCCAGTCGACCGCATGGACGGCCTCTGGGACGCATCCGAGAAAGCCGCCGTCGCCTCATTCTTCGGCGCTGCCATCATCGGTGGCCCGGAAACCGTGAAGCAAAAGCTGGAGGAAACCCTGGCCGCCACCCAAGCGGACGAGTTCATCCTGAACTCCCAATTCTACCACCACACCGACCGCCTGCGGTCGTATGAGATCGTGAGCCAGCTCTAA
- a CDS encoding right-handed parallel beta-helix repeat-containing protein yields MFPARFLASWLLVSALAGATEYHVTTTGSDSQPGTLAQPWRTIQKAASTAIAGDTVNVHAGTYAERVAFTSRSGTAAQQIVFRRDPGDAAAVLVTQAGVTPPNGTSAIITITDCSHLVLRDLEIADYKTSGTNAQQKAKLPVGIYIHGAGDGIKLRNCKVHDIWQSCSTLNDFGANGFGIAVYGDAAQPIDHLVIDGCEVYNLRTGASESVTLNGNVTNFTVTGNSVHDCNNIGIDFIGFEGGNATPALDQARNGICSGNTVTRIDSKFNPAYGGNFTTGGNNGTRSAPGLYVDGGRDIILERNHVSDCNYALSAGSENTGKVASGITVRNNLFHHCHVGGIVIGGSDTSNGGLSTSSFTNNTLYGNDTTGQGGGQFAIQHYVTSTIIQRNLMETTASFAQFVLKDNSTGGFADGAIDWNLYRATPAASVEFIWQTTAGAFATWQSAARDPHSTFITGSTGLAVTAPVVGTPGSGFALTATSPARNAGDSSAFPFTPASGEKDWAGKSRVAGGRVDIGADEYMDALQIWRDQWFSLPDGGPQVGASDDPDGDGAPNLIEYSQGMNPLFSDRASLPSLAVAGNTLTFRYRKAASEATYTVEQSTTLGGWITVSQTEQNDGAGLYWRSVPVSGNRLFLRLRVTSAQAW; encoded by the coding sequence ATGTTTCCCGCCCGCTTCCTGGCTTCGTGGCTGCTGGTTTCCGCGCTGGCGGGAGCGACGGAGTATCACGTCACCACCACCGGATCGGACAGCCAGCCCGGCACGCTGGCACAACCGTGGCGGACCATCCAGAAGGCCGCGTCCACCGCTATCGCGGGAGACACGGTGAACGTCCACGCCGGTACCTACGCCGAACGCGTCGCCTTCACGAGCCGCTCTGGCACCGCGGCCCAGCAGATCGTTTTCCGCCGGGATCCGGGTGATGCAGCGGCGGTGCTGGTGACCCAGGCCGGGGTGACCCCGCCCAATGGCACCAGCGCCATCATCACGATCACCGATTGCAGCCACCTCGTGCTCCGCGATCTGGAAATCGCCGACTACAAGACGAGCGGCACCAACGCCCAGCAAAAGGCCAAGCTGCCGGTGGGCATCTACATCCACGGCGCGGGTGATGGCATCAAGCTCCGCAACTGCAAGGTGCACGACATTTGGCAGAGCTGCTCCACCCTCAACGATTTCGGAGCGAACGGCTTCGGCATCGCCGTGTATGGCGACGCCGCCCAGCCCATCGACCATCTCGTGATCGACGGCTGCGAGGTCTACAACCTCCGCACCGGCGCGAGCGAATCGGTCACGCTCAACGGCAACGTCACGAACTTCACCGTCACCGGAAACTCCGTCCACGATTGCAACAACATCGGGATCGATTTCATCGGCTTCGAGGGCGGCAATGCCACTCCCGCCCTCGATCAGGCGCGCAACGGCATCTGCTCCGGCAACACCGTCACGCGCATCGATTCGAAGTTCAACCCGGCCTACGGCGGCAACTTCACCACCGGTGGCAACAACGGCACCCGCAGCGCGCCCGGCCTCTACGTCGACGGCGGACGCGACATCATTCTCGAACGCAACCATGTCTCCGACTGCAACTACGCGCTTTCCGCGGGCAGCGAGAACACCGGCAAGGTCGCGTCCGGGATCACCGTCCGGAACAACCTCTTCCACCACTGCCATGTCGGCGGGATCGTCATCGGCGGCTCGGACACGTCCAACGGCGGCCTTAGTACTTCCTCGTTCACGAACAACACCCTCTACGGCAACGACACCACCGGCCAAGGCGGCGGGCAGTTCGCGATCCAGCACTACGTCACATCCACCATCATCCAGCGGAACCTGATGGAAACGACCGCTTCATTCGCCCAGTTCGTGCTGAAGGACAACAGCACCGGCGGCTTCGCGGATGGCGCCATCGACTGGAATCTCTACCGCGCCACGCCCGCGGCTTCGGTGGAGTTCATCTGGCAGACGACGGCGGGAGCGTTCGCCACCTGGCAATCCGCCGCCCGTGATCCGCATTCGACCTTCATCACCGGTTCGACCGGACTGGCGGTGACGGCACCGGTCGTGGGCACTCCGGGCAGCGGCTTCGCCCTCACCGCCACCTCTCCGGCGAGAAATGCGGGAGACAGCTCTGCGTTTCCATTCACCCCGGCCAGCGGAGAAAAGGACTGGGCCGGAAAAAGCCGCGTCGCCGGAGGACGCGTGGACATCGGGGCGGATGAATACATGGACGCGCTCCAGATCTGGCGCGACCAGTGGTTCTCGCTGCCCGATGGCGGCCCGCAGGTCGGAGCCTCAGACGATCCGGACGGAGACGGCGCACCGAATCTCATCGAGTATTCCCAGGGCATGAATCCCCTGTTCTCCGACCGGGCCTCGCTGCCATCGCTGGCGGTGGCCGGAAACACCCTCACCTTCCGCTACCGGAAAGCGGCCTCCGAAGCGACCTACACCGTGGAGCAATCCACGACCTTAGGCGGATGGATCACCGTTTCCCAGACCGAGCAAAACGACGGCGCTGGGCTGTATTGGAGGTCGGTGCCGGTGTCCGGAAACCGGCTTTTCCTGCGCCTGCGGGTGACGTCCGCGCAGGCGTGGTAA
- a CDS encoding metalloregulator ArsR/SmtB family transcription factor: MKEYSHPPLDEVTLPTVMQALSDPCRIAIVRTLLGGGELACNGVPLDISKATRSHHFAILRDAGLVATRVEGTRCMSSVRKDEFEERFPGLLDLVLKHER, from the coding sequence ATGAAGGAATACAGCCATCCGCCACTCGACGAAGTGACGCTGCCGACGGTGATGCAAGCGCTCTCCGATCCGTGCCGCATCGCCATCGTGCGGACTCTGCTGGGTGGCGGCGAGCTGGCCTGCAACGGCGTGCCGCTCGATATTTCCAAGGCGACGCGCTCGCACCACTTCGCGATCCTGCGGGACGCCGGGCTGGTGGCGACGCGGGTGGAAGGCACCCGCTGCATGAGCTCGGTGCGGAAGGACGAGTTCGAGGAACGCTTCCCGGGATTGCTGGACCTGGTGCTGAAGCACGAGAGGTAG
- a CDS encoding N-acetylmuramoyl-L-alanine amidase — translation MKRLLLLAALACSTAFAGEKIIVIDPGHGGPADSGSQKERTLSSSNNATSPGKLLEKNLTLELSLEVAKQLAAHHSGLKPVLTRTQDENPDFAKRAAFCAAAKPVAIFSIHFNASDNHAGLGTTAVVAAKGGNPNYSDDEAFAKGLIAAAHRVVVKFVPNSTALAVIPDSHLHGGAGSNFFHQLAKYPELRAVPKCFLEVEFIDRKDVETELLAKRGEAFPQIARAIADYLATRFE, via the coding sequence ATGAAGCGGCTCCTGCTGCTGGCCGCCCTCGCCTGCTCCACGGCGTTCGCGGGCGAGAAAATCATCGTCATCGATCCCGGCCACGGCGGACCCGCGGACTCCGGATCTCAGAAGGAGCGCACGCTTTCCTCCAGCAACAACGCGACTTCACCGGGAAAGCTGCTCGAAAAGAACCTCACGCTGGAGCTGTCCCTCGAGGTCGCGAAACAGCTCGCGGCACACCATTCCGGTCTGAAGCCGGTGCTCACCCGCACCCAGGACGAGAACCCGGATTTCGCGAAACGCGCCGCTTTCTGCGCCGCCGCCAAGCCGGTTGCGATCTTCAGCATTCACTTCAACGCCTCCGACAACCATGCCGGACTCGGAACCACCGCGGTGGTCGCGGCAAAGGGCGGCAATCCGAACTACAGTGATGACGAGGCCTTCGCCAAGGGACTGATCGCCGCCGCTCACCGCGTGGTGGTGAAGTTTGTGCCGAATTCCACGGCGCTGGCCGTGATCCCGGACAGCCACCTCCACGGCGGCGCGGGATCGAATTTCTTCCACCAGCTCGCGAAATATCCCGAGCTGCGGGCGGTGCCGAAGTGCTTCCTGGAGGTCGAGTTCATCGACCGCAAGGACGTGGAAACGGAGCTGCTCGCGAAGCGCGGCGAGGCCTTTCCTCAGATCGCCAGGGCGATCGCGGATTACCTCGCCACGCGGTTCGAATGA
- the can gene encoding carbonate dehydratase: protein MPDLQSLLDNNRAWADAQVSADPEFFKRLASQQSPEYLWIGCSDSRVPANQITGLAPGEVFVHRNVANVVAETDFNVLAVMQYAVDVLKVKHIIVCGHYGCGGVRAALENYRHGMIDNWLAGIRLIARLNREELDAMPHEQAVDRLCELNVLIQAKHVARTTILEDAWERGQEIKIHSWIYRLDTGLISRLADPISAKIDV, encoded by the coding sequence ATGCCTGACCTTCAGTCACTCCTCGACAACAACCGTGCCTGGGCCGATGCCCAGGTGTCCGCCGACCCGGAATTCTTCAAGCGCCTCGCGTCCCAGCAGAGTCCGGAATACCTGTGGATCGGCTGCTCGGACAGCCGTGTGCCTGCCAACCAGATCACCGGCCTCGCCCCCGGCGAGGTGTTCGTGCACCGCAACGTCGCCAACGTGGTGGCGGAAACCGACTTCAACGTTCTCGCGGTGATGCAGTACGCCGTCGACGTCCTCAAGGTGAAGCACATCATTGTCTGCGGCCACTACGGCTGCGGCGGTGTCCGCGCCGCGCTGGAAAACTACCGCCACGGCATGATCGACAACTGGCTCGCTGGGATCCGCCTGATCGCCCGCCTCAACCGCGAGGAACTCGACGCCATGCCGCACGAACAGGCCGTCGACCGCCTTTGCGAGCTCAACGTCCTGATCCAGGCCAAGCACGTGGCCCGCACCACCATTCTTGAGGATGCCTGGGAACGTGGCCAGGAGATCAAGATCCATAGCTGGATCTACCGCCTCGACACCGGCTTGATCAGCCGCCTGGCCGATCCGATCTCGGCGAAAATCGACGTCTGA
- the ppk1 gene encoding polyphosphate kinase 1, producing MPAPYLNRELSWLEFNQRVLNEALRSDLPLLERVKFLAITASNMDEFFQVRVGGLILIQRSGRKTPDPSGMTPAQQLLAIRRRVTRMVFDQYSLLNKALLPEMAKAGIRPLKMDDLSGTQSDQVAAFFEDNVFPLLTPLAVSMTPEGAAEPLLVPALQLVVACRLVETDTGATRYAVIPIPETIARRVAVKSAEDTHAFVWIEDVVAWHVDDLFPGEKVAATTCFRVTRNGDIAVQEEDAIDLAGEMEEVLTARRFSDTVRLEIPKNAPRDIARVVKELTRSGTPELVRAHGPVGLSSLMDLAFLPGFDQLRDEEWPPQTAAAIAPGESMFETIAAGDVLLHHPYESFEPVLRLIEEAAADPDVIAIKQVLYRTARQSRIIDALIRAAENGKHVTALVELKARFDEARNLHRADELQRAGAQIVYGVKGLKTHAKICLIVRREGGHLRRYAHLGTGNYNESTAKLYTDLSYLTCKPEFGHDASLFFNAVTGRSKLLRFQRLVPAPTAMKPRLLELIAGETERAKQGLPARILAKVNSLQDPDIILALYRASQAGVEVKLNIRGICCLKPGDARWSKNIEVVSVIDRFLEHARLFYFHQGGTPEVFIASADWMGRNLERRVELMIPIEEPALQRRLVRILETFFQDNVQASKLMPDGTSQRLAKQPGHRAFRAQAHFFNQARKAAKAREHERSMTFEPHVPAE from the coding sequence ATGCCCGCTCCCTATCTCAACCGCGAACTCTCCTGGCTGGAGTTCAACCAGCGCGTGCTCAACGAGGCCCTGCGTTCCGACCTGCCCCTCCTGGAGCGCGTGAAGTTCCTGGCGATCACCGCCTCGAACATGGACGAGTTCTTCCAGGTCCGTGTCGGCGGCCTGATACTGATCCAGCGCAGCGGTCGCAAGACGCCGGACCCGAGCGGCATGACGCCCGCCCAACAGCTCCTCGCGATCCGCCGCCGCGTGACGCGGATGGTGTTCGACCAATACAGCCTGCTGAACAAGGCGCTGCTGCCGGAAATGGCGAAGGCCGGCATCCGCCCGCTGAAGATGGACGACCTGAGCGGCACGCAGTCCGATCAGGTGGCGGCGTTTTTCGAAGACAACGTCTTCCCGCTGCTCACGCCGCTGGCCGTCTCGATGACGCCGGAGGGTGCCGCCGAGCCGCTGCTGGTGCCCGCGCTGCAATTGGTGGTGGCCTGCCGCCTGGTGGAAACCGACACCGGTGCGACCCGCTATGCCGTGATCCCGATCCCGGAAACCATCGCCCGCCGCGTGGCGGTGAAGTCGGCCGAGGACACCCACGCCTTCGTGTGGATCGAGGACGTGGTGGCCTGGCACGTGGACGATCTGTTCCCGGGCGAAAAGGTCGCCGCCACCACCTGCTTCCGCGTCACGCGGAACGGCGACATCGCCGTGCAGGAGGAGGACGCCATCGACCTCGCGGGTGAAATGGAGGAAGTGCTCACCGCCCGCCGTTTCTCCGACACCGTCCGCCTGGAGATCCCGAAGAACGCGCCGCGCGACATCGCCCGGGTGGTGAAGGAACTGACCCGTTCCGGCACACCGGAGTTGGTCCGTGCTCACGGCCCAGTCGGGCTGTCGTCGCTGATGGACCTCGCGTTCCTGCCCGGCTTCGACCAGCTCCGCGATGAGGAATGGCCGCCGCAGACCGCCGCGGCGATCGCGCCCGGCGAATCAATGTTCGAAACCATCGCCGCGGGCGACGTGCTGCTGCACCATCCCTACGAATCCTTCGAGCCGGTGCTGCGCCTCATCGAGGAGGCCGCCGCAGACCCGGACGTGATCGCGATCAAGCAGGTGCTCTACCGCACGGCCCGCCAGTCCCGCATCATCGACGCGCTGATCCGCGCCGCGGAAAACGGCAAGCACGTCACCGCGCTGGTGGAACTCAAGGCCCGCTTCGACGAGGCCCGCAACCTGCACCGCGCCGACGAACTCCAGCGCGCCGGGGCCCAGATCGTCTATGGCGTGAAGGGGCTGAAGACCCACGCCAAGATCTGCCTGATCGTGCGCCGCGAGGGCGGCCACCTCCGCCGCTACGCTCACCTCGGCACCGGCAACTACAACGAATCGACGGCCAAGCTCTACACCGACCTATCTTACCTGACCTGCAAGCCGGAGTTCGGCCACGATGCCTCGCTGTTCTTCAACGCCGTCACCGGCCGTTCGAAGTTGCTGCGTTTCCAGCGCCTCGTCCCCGCCCCCACCGCGATGAAACCGCGGCTGCTGGAGCTCATCGCCGGCGAAACCGAACGCGCCAAGCAGGGCCTGCCCGCCCGCATCCTCGCCAAGGTCAACTCGCTCCAGGACCCGGACATCATCCTCGCCCTCTACCGTGCCTCGCAGGCCGGAGTGGAGGTCAAACTGAACATCCGCGGCATTTGCTGCCTGAAGCCTGGCGACGCCCGCTGGTCGAAGAACATCGAGGTGGTGTCGGTGATCGACCGCTTCCTCGAGCACGCTCGGCTGTTCTACTTCCACCAGGGAGGCACGCCGGAAGTGTTCATCGCCTCCGCCGACTGGATGGGCCGCAACCTCGAGCGCCGCGTCGAGCTGATGATCCCGATCGAGGAGCCCGCCTTGCAACGCCGGTTGGTGCGCATCCTGGAGACCTTCTTCCAGGACAACGTGCAGGCTTCCAAGCTCATGCCGGACGGCACCTCCCAGCGCCTTGCCAAGCAACCGGGCCACCGCGCCTTCCGTGCCCAGGCCCATTTCTTCAATCAGGCCCGCAAGGCCGCGAAGGCCCGCGAGCACGAACGCTCGATGACCTTCGAGCCCCACGTCCCAGCGGAATGA
- a CDS encoding alkene reductase, with protein sequence MTARTESASELLSPVRIGAWDLANRLVMAPLTRCRASEGRVPNAMMAEYYRQRASAGLILTEATSINPLGVGYPDTPGIWSQEQVEGWKLVTDAVHEAGGKIILQLWHVGRISDPVYLDGELPVAPSAIAPSGHVSLIRPMKPFVTPRALTIEEIHGIIGDYRRAAENAKAAGFDGVEIHGANGYLPDQFLQSGTNHRTDEYGGSVENRARFMLEAVDAAISVWGADRVGLHLAPQGDSHDMHDEDPAATFGYVAREASKRGLAFLFIREGLDVAKPVGPVIREAFTGTYIANQQLTRESAEEALSSGLADAVSFGREFIANPDLPRRFALGAPLNEQHPETFYAPGPQGYTDYPALA encoded by the coding sequence ATGACCGCTCGCACCGAATCCGCCTCCGAATTGCTCAGCCCGGTCCGCATCGGGGCCTGGGACCTCGCCAACCGTCTCGTCATGGCCCCCCTCACCCGCTGCCGCGCCAGCGAGGGACGGGTGCCGAACGCGATGATGGCCGAATACTACCGCCAGCGCGCCTCCGCCGGCCTGATCCTCACCGAGGCCACCTCGATCAATCCCCTCGGCGTCGGCTACCCGGACACGCCCGGCATTTGGTCGCAGGAGCAGGTCGAAGGCTGGAAGCTCGTCACCGACGCCGTCCATGAGGCGGGTGGAAAGATCATCCTCCAGCTCTGGCACGTCGGCCGCATTTCCGATCCCGTTTACCTGGACGGCGAACTCCCGGTGGCCCCGAGCGCGATCGCGCCGTCCGGCCACGTCAGCTTGATCCGTCCGATGAAGCCCTTCGTCACGCCGCGAGCGCTAACGATCGAGGAAATCCACGGCATCATCGGCGACTACCGCCGCGCCGCGGAAAACGCCAAGGCCGCCGGTTTCGATGGCGTGGAAATCCACGGCGCGAACGGCTACCTGCCCGATCAGTTCCTCCAGAGCGGCACCAACCACCGCACCGATGAATACGGTGGCTCGGTCGAAAACCGCGCCCGTTTCATGCTGGAGGCCGTCGATGCGGCGATCTCGGTGTGGGGAGCCGACCGCGTGGGCCTCCACCTCGCGCCGCAGGGCGATTCCCACGACATGCACGACGAGGATCCCGCCGCCACCTTCGGCTACGTCGCCCGCGAGGCGTCGAAGCGCGGGCTGGCCTTCCTCTTCATCCGCGAAGGCCTCGATGTCGCCAAGCCCGTCGGCCCCGTGATCCGCGAGGCCTTCACCGGCACCTACATCGCGAACCAGCAGCTCACCCGCGAATCCGCGGAAGAAGCCCTCTCCAGCGGCCTCGCCGATGCCGTCTCCTTCGGCCGCGAGTTCATCGCCAATCCCGACCTGCCGCGCCGCTTCGCCCTCGGAGCGCCGCTCAATGAGCAGCACCCGGAAACGTTCTACGCTCCCGGCCCGCAGGGCTACACCGACTACCCGGCCCTCGCCTGA
- a CDS encoding replication-associated recombination protein A translates to MSDLFTTPAAAADKPNPGEPLASRMRPRTLAEIAGQQHILAEGKLLRRAIESDRFTSLIFYGPPGTGKTTLAHVIARSTGSRFEALNGVESNVAEIRAKIEQARTWRDLRGETTILFIDEIHRFNKAQQDVLLPHIERGTVRFIGATTHNPYFYVNSPLVSRSQVFQLESVSTAEVVTVLERAISDEERGFGGQNIVAAPEALRHLSEKSDGDVRKALTALELAALTTPPDEDGVIRITLAVAEESIQKKAIVYDADGDAHYDTASAFIKSIRGSDPDAALYWLAKMLHAGEDPRFIARRLVISASEDIGLADSGALRVAVDALQAFEFVGMPEGRIPLAHATVYLATAPKSNRAYEALGKAMADVEQGRTLAVPPHLRTKTRKKLASASGESDEALKYLYSHDYQGAYIPQAYLPEGRTYYTPGEEGLEKRIKERLDHWRQLRDKQ, encoded by the coding sequence GTGTCCGATCTTTTCACCACACCCGCTGCCGCCGCCGACAAGCCCAATCCCGGCGAACCCCTCGCCTCCCGGATGCGGCCCCGCACGCTGGCCGAGATCGCGGGGCAGCAGCACATCCTCGCCGAGGGAAAATTGCTGCGGCGCGCGATCGAATCGGACCGCTTCACCTCGCTGATCTTCTACGGGCCGCCGGGCACCGGGAAAACCACGCTCGCCCACGTCATCGCCCGCAGCACCGGCTCGCGTTTCGAGGCGCTGAACGGCGTCGAGTCGAACGTCGCCGAGATCCGCGCGAAGATCGAGCAGGCCCGCACCTGGCGCGACCTGCGCGGGGAAACGACGATCCTGTTCATCGACGAGATCCACCGTTTCAACAAGGCGCAGCAGGACGTGCTGCTGCCGCACATCGAGCGTGGCACGGTGCGCTTCATCGGTGCCACCACCCACAATCCCTACTTCTACGTCAATTCGCCGCTGGTCTCCCGCTCACAGGTGTTCCAGCTCGAATCCGTGTCCACCGCCGAGGTGGTGACCGTGCTGGAACGGGCTATCAGCGACGAGGAACGCGGCTTCGGCGGACAGAACATCGTCGCCGCCCCGGAAGCGCTGCGGCATTTGTCCGAGAAGTCCGACGGCGACGTCCGCAAGGCACTCACCGCGCTGGAACTCGCCGCACTCACCACTCCGCCCGACGAGGACGGAGTCATCCGCATCACCCTCGCGGTGGCCGAGGAATCGATCCAGAAAAAGGCGATCGTCTATGACGCGGACGGCGATGCCCACTACGACACCGCCTCCGCGTTCATCAAATCGATCCGCGGTTCCGATCCCGATGCCGCGCTCTACTGGCTGGCCAAGATGCTGCACGCCGGCGAGGACCCGCGTTTCATCGCCCGCCGGCTGGTGATCTCCGCCAGCGAGGACATCGGCCTCGCCGATTCCGGGGCCCTGCGGGTGGCCGTGGATGCCCTTCAGGCGTTTGAATTCGTCGGCATGCCTGAGGGCCGCATCCCCCTCGCCCACGCCACCGTCTATCTCGCCACCGCGCCGAAGTCGAACCGCGCCTACGAGGCCCTGGGCAAGGCGATGGCCGATGTCGAGCAGGGCCGCACGCTCGCCGTGCCGCCGCACCTGCGGACGAAGACACGGAAGAAGCTCGCCTCCGCCTCCGGGGAATCCGATGAGGCGTTGAAGTACCTCTACTCCCACGATTACCAGGGAGCCTACATCCCGCAGGCCTACCTGCCCGAGGGCCGCACCTACTACACCCCCGGCGAAGAGGGCCTGGAGAAGCGCATCAAGGAACGCCTCGACCACTGGCGCCAACTACGGGACAAGCAGTAG